A stretch of Procambarus clarkii isolate CNS0578487 chromosome 80, FALCON_Pclarkii_2.0, whole genome shotgun sequence DNA encodes these proteins:
- the LOC123746206 gene encoding uncharacterized protein has product MKSLTCHPGIISRMKVLTLLLLGLTVAIAAPQYSVPPPPPPPPPPPPPPPPPPPPPPPPPPPPTYGPPPPPPPPPPPPYGAPVAAPKPPVEILVDVREGPDEAGAYNFNFESADGTSRQEQGAPQGETGAVATQGGWSFTFPDGTPGQFTFVADANGFNVKSDLLPVGPPLPAHAIAQIEAAKKEAEAAAAAAASPPAPGLLKRSQKNPSIKLSCEHFEFSFESTTISPALKEEIILFLVAVAGAAPQYNYGAQTPAFSAQVQAPGLAYYNAPVQAPAPAYKAPIQSPAPIQAPAPAYNAPVQAPAPAYKAPIQSPAPAYNAPVQAPAPAYNAPVQAPAPAYNAPVQTPAPAYNAPVQAPAPAYNAQVQAPAPAYNAQVQAPAPAYNAPVQAPAPAYNAPVQAPAPVQAPAPAYNALVQASAPVQAPAPAYNAPVQAPAPVQAPAPAYNAPVQAPAPVQAPAPAYNTPVQAPAPANNAPVQAPAPAYNSPVQAPAPVHAPVPAYNTPVQAPAPANNAPVQALAPVQTPAPAYKAPVQTPATFQLSGARTAPIGILRDERQGPDATGAYSFIFESSDGISRQEQGAPQGPAGAVASQGGWSFTFPDGTPAAFTFVADGAGYRVESPLLPTPPPLPAHAIAQIEKARQEAAAAAAGSNSYNPYASASGTAQSNQYAAPAPVPAPQRNYLSPQ; this is encoded by the exons ATGAAGAGCCTCACTTGTCACCCCGGGATCATCAGCAGGATGAAGGTG CTGACGCTGTTGTTGCTGGGTCTGACGGTGGCGATCGCCGCTCCCCAGTATTCtgtaccccctccaccaccacccccacctccaccccctccaccaccaccaccaccaccaccccctcctcctccaccaccacctccaccaacatacggacctcccccaccaccacctcctccacctccaccaccctacgGCGCTCCAGTAGCCGCCCCAAAACCCCCCGTTGAGATCCTAGTTGACGTGCGCGAGGGACCTGACGAGGCAGGAGCATACAACTTCAACTTCGAGAGTGCTGATGGCACCAGTCGTCAGGAGCAGGGCGCCCCCCAGGGAGAGACTGGCGCCGTGGCTACCCAGGGAGGATGGTC GTTCACCTTCCCCGACGGGACTCCGGGTCAGTTCACATTCGTGGCCGACGCTAATGGCTTCAATGTGAAGTCCGACCTGCTGCCCGTGGGTCCGCCCTTGCCTGCCCACGCCATTGCCCAGATCGAGGCAGCTAAAAAGGAGGCAGAAGCTGCAGCCGCTGCAGCCGCTTCTCCCCCTGCACCAGG ACTACTCAAGAGATCACAAAAAAATCCAAGTATTAAGTTATCGTGTGAGCACTTTGAGTTCTCATTTGAGAGCACAA caatctctcctgctctgaaggaggaa ATTATCCTCTTCCTGGTGGCAGTGGCCGGCGCGGCTCCTCAGTACAACTATGGTGCCCAGACTCCAGCCTTCAGTGCCCAAGTTCAAGCCCCTGGCCTAGCCTACTACAATGCCCCAGTACAAGCCCCTGCCCCAGCCTACAAGGCTCCGATACAATCCCCTGCCCCGATACAAGCCCCTGCCCCAGCTTACAATGCCCCAGTACAAGCACCTGCCCCAGCTTACAAGGCCCCGATACAATCCCCTGCCCCAGCTTACAATGCCCCGGTACAAGCACCTGCCCCAGCTTACAATGCCCCGGTACAAGCCCCTGCCCCAGCTTACAATGCCCCGGTACAAACACCTGCCCCAGCTTACAATGCCCCGGTACAAGCCCCTGCCCCAGCCTACAATGCCCAGGTACAAGCCCCTGCCCCAGCCTACAATGCCCAGGTACAAGCCCCTGCCCCAGCATACAATGCCCCGGTACAAGCTCCTGCCCCAGCCTACAATGCCCCGGTACAAGCCCCTGCCCCGGTACAAGCCCCAGCCCCAGCCTACAATGCCCTAGTACAAGCCTCTGCCCCGGTACAAGCTCCTGCTCCAGCTTACAATGCCCCGGTACAAGCCCCTGCCCCGGTACAAGCCCCAGCCCCAGCCTACAATGCCCCAGTACAAGCCCCTGCCCCGGTACAAGCTCCTGCCCCAGCTTACAATACCCCGGTACAAGCCCCTGCCCCAGCCAACAATGCCCCGGTACAAGCACCTGCCCCAGCCTACAATTCCCCGGTACAAGCCCCTGCCCCGGTACATGCCCCTGTCCCAGCTTACAATACCCCGGTACAAGCCCCTGCCCCAGCCAACAATGCCCCGGTACAAGCACTTGCCCCGGTACAAACCCCTGCCCCAGCCTACAAGGCCCCGGTACAAACCCCTGCTACATTCCAGCTATCCGGAGCCAGAACCGCACCTATCGGGATCCTGAGGGACGAACGCCAAGGACCTGACGCCACTGGCGCCTACAGCTTCATCTTCGAGAGTAGTGACGGCATCAGTCGTCAGGAGCAGGGCGCCCCGCAGGGTCCTGCCGGCGCCGTGGCATCTCAGGGAGGATGGTC GTTCACCTTCCCCGACGGCACACCCGCGGCCTTCACCTTTGTGGCCGACGGTGCAGGTTACCGCGTGGAGTCTCCCCTGCTGCCCACGCCCCCGCCTCTCCCCGCCCACGCCATCGCCCAGATCGAGAAGGCTCGTCAggaagccgccgccgccgctgccggaAGCAACAGCTATAACCCATATGCCTCCGCTTCCGGTACTGCCCAATCTAACCAGTACGCAGCTCCTGCGCCTGTCCCAGCTCCACAAAGGAACTACCTGTCGCCACAGTAA